A stretch of the Ictidomys tridecemlineatus isolate mIctTri1 chromosome 5, mIctTri1.hap1, whole genome shotgun sequence genome encodes the following:
- the Pnp gene encoding purine nucleoside phosphorylase yields MENEFTYEDYQKTAEWLLSRTKHRPQVAVICGSGLGGLTNKLTEAQFFDYSEIPNFPQSTVPGHAGRLVFGFLNDKACVMMQGRFHTYEGYPLWKVTFPVRVFRLLGVDTLVVTNAAGGLNPSFEVGDIMLIRDHINLPGLGGQNPLKGPNDERFGVRFPAMSDAYDRNMREKALSTWKLMGENRELQEGTYVMVAGPSFETVAESRLLQQLGADAVGMSTVPEVIVARHCGLRVFGFSLITNKVIMNYESLEKTTHEEVLETGKQAAQKLEKFVSILMASIPPPDNTI; encoded by the exons ATGGAGAACGA ATTCACATATGAAGATTATCAGAAGACTGCAGAATGGCTTCTCTCTCGTACCAAGCACCGACCTCAAGTGGCAGTGATCTGTGGTTCTGGCTTAGGGGGCCTGACCAATAAATTAACTGAGGCCCAGTTCTTTGACTATAGTGAGATACCCAACTTTCCCCAAAGCACAG TGCCAGGTCATGCTGGCCGACTGGTGTTTGGGTTCCTGAATGACAAGGCCTGTGTGATGATGCAAGGCAGATTCCACACATATGAAGGCTACCCCCTCTGGAAG GTGACATTCCCTGTGAGGGTTTTCCGGCTTCTGGGTGTGGACACCTTGGTGGTCACCAATGCAGCTGGAGGGCTCAACCCTAGTTTCGAGGTTGGGGATATCATGCTGATTCGTGATCACATCAACCTACCTGGTTTGGGTGGTCAGAACCCTCTCAAAGGGCCTAATGATGAAAG ATTTGGAGTTCGTTTCCCTGCCATGTCTGATGCTTATGACCGGAACATGAGGGAGAAGGCTCTCAGTACCTGGAAACTAATGGGAGAGAATCGAGAGCTACAGGAAGGCACCTATGTGATGGTGGCAGGCCCCAGCTTtgagactgtggcagagagtcgCCTGCTGCAGCAGCTGGGGGCAGATGCTGTTG GCATGAGCACAGTACCAGAAGTTATAGTTGCACGTCACTGTGGACTTCGAGTCTTTGGCTTCTCCCTTATCACTAACAAGGTCATCATGAATTATGAAAGCTTGGAAAAGACGACTCATGAGGAAGTATTAGAGACTGGAAAACAAGCTGCACAGAAACTGGAAAAGTTTGTCTCCATTCTTATGGCCAGCATTCCGCCCCCTGACAATACCATTTGA